The following proteins come from a genomic window of Canis lupus dingo isolate Sandy chromosome 20, ASM325472v2, whole genome shotgun sequence:
- the IQCF6 gene encoding IQ domain-containing protein F6, with protein sequence MEEWTLKTRAMDTQNLEKAAIKIQSWWRGNTVRRTLLHAALRAWVIQCWWRSMQAKMLEQRRRLALRLYTCQEWAVVKVQAQVRMWQARRRFLQARQAACIIQSHWRWHTSQTRGLIRGRYEVKASRLELDIEILLT encoded by the exons ATGGAGGAGTGGACTCTGAAGACCAGGGCCATGGACACACAAAAT TTAGAGAAGGCAGCCATAAAGATTCAGTCTTGGTGGCGTGGCAACACGGTGCGCCGGACGTTACTGCACGCAGCTCTCAGGGCCTGGGTCATCCAGTGCTGGTGGAGGTCGATGCAGGCCAAGATGCTGGAGCAGAGACGGCGCCTGGCACTAAGACTCTACACCTGCCAGGAGTGGGCAGTGGTGAAGGTGCAGGCACAGGTTCGAATGTGGCAGGCCCGCAGACGGTTCCTCCAGGCACGCCAAGCGGCCTGCATCATCCAGTCTCACTGGCGCTGGCATACCAGCCAGACCCGGGGCCTGATCCGGGGCCGCTATGAGGTCAAAGCCAGCCGGCTGGAGCTTGACATCGAAATCCTCTTGACCTAG